A segment of the Acidobacteriota bacterium genome:
GGGCATGAGCGAGATCCGCCAGGAGATCGACAAGATGGCGCGCGATGTCGCCGCCTGGCTGCAGAAGCGTGGAATCACCGCGCGCACGGTGACCATCAAGGTTCGCTACGACGACTTCACGACCGTGACCCGCAGCCACAGCACGCCGCAGATGACCGACGATGCGGAGGCGATTGCCACACGGGCGCTCGCGCTGTTGGCCAAAACCGAGGCCGGGGCGAGGCCGGTGCGCCTGCTCGGCGTCGGCGTGCACAACCTGAGCACCGACGAAGACGAGACGAAAGCTGAGTCAACGGATCTTCGGCTTCCTTTTCAGTAAGGCCTACTTCCGGACGACCGTCACCTTCCTGAGTTCCACGCGATCGATCGGCGTCTCGCCGTTCACCGCCACGGCTTCGATCTGCTCCACCACATTGAGTCCGCTCTCGACCATTCCGAACGCCGTGTACTTGCCATCGAGCGCGTCGGCCTTGGCGGTGACGATGAAGAACGACGCGCTGGCCGAGTCGGGCTCGGCGAGCCGCGCCATCGACAGCGTGCCTTTCACGTGCAGTTGATCGTTGAACTCCGCTGTCATCTGCCGCACGTACTTCTGCTGGGTCTCGCCCAGCGGTGTCGTGCGTGTCGGCAGGTGCCCCGACTGGATCACGAAGCCCTTGACCACGCGGTGAAAGCTCATGCCGTCGTACACACCAGCCTGCGCCAGCCGCAGGAAGTTGCGCACGTGGTTCGGCGCCTTGTCGGGCGTGAACGACAGCGTGATCTCCCCCATCGAGGTGTCGAGCACGGCGCGATAGCGCGCCAGCTCCTCGACAGTCGCGGTCGAGAACGGCTCGGGCACGTCCGCCGGCCGGTCGCGAATGGTCACCTTGTTGACCACCACGCGATCGACGGCGAGGCCGGTGTCGTCCACGGCGGTCTCGGAAATCTTCTGCGCCACGAGGATGCCCTCGTGGACCCGCGCGAAGATCGTGTAGCGACCGTCGAGCCCGGGTTGATCCGTCACGGCGATGAAGAACTGCGTGCCGGCGCTATCGGGCTTGCCGGGAATCTGCGTCGCCGAGACCGCGCCGCGCGTCTGCTTCTCGTCTGAAATCTCCGGCTTCA
Coding sequences within it:
- a CDS encoding peptidylprolyl isomerase, translated to MTSPRLITLLVLLLVPFDSLLSAQAPPTLAQGQQAVIDTTAGTIVLDLLADRAPNHVALFIKTAESGGYDGTTFFRMIKFGIIQGGDPVTKDPAARAKYGSGGLNLLKPEISDEKQTRGAVSATQIPGKPDSAGTQFFIAVTDQPGLDGRYTIFARVHEGILVAQKISETAVDDTGLAVDRVVVNKVTIRDRPADVPEPFSTATVEELARYRAVLDTSMGEITLSFTPDKAPNHVRNFLRLAQAGVYDGMSFHRVVKGFVIQSGHLPTRTTPLGETQQKYVRQMTAEFNDQLHVKGTLSMARLAEPDSASASFFIVTAKADALDGKYTAFGMVESGLNVVEQIEAVAVNGETPIDRVELRKVTVVRK